The Seriola aureovittata isolate HTS-2021-v1 ecotype China chromosome 2, ASM2101889v1, whole genome shotgun sequence genome has a segment encoding these proteins:
- the LOC130176027 gene encoding anti-Muellerian hormone type-2 receptor-like isoform X1 yields MIMERWRVILAVECIFICMSNQFLLQKRWCVFQVNRTTNTQQNNKYTTVGNVSGSVQVCENTHCCVGYFLIINGRPEVDVLACDVAEKSCPDATCKAQTLLNSHVIKCVCNTDLCNSNVTWSPHSEQPRLTYSYSEGEFIKVGIMILIGTLLVLCFMITAAKCLFRNKKENQQACPRDYSVSTLCSCQTTKTSEIDVDDIELQRIVGRGYFATVCQGKYQGSMVAVKVFPAGWEHKFTAEKEVYELPLMKHAGILHFLGTGRKPDGSWLILLQFAEHGSLHSFLCEHTTNWMLSLKLCQSLSQGLSYLHSDLCNYDEHKPPVAHGDLSSSNVLVRADGTCVLCDFGSSTILRSCSGPHSWQSSTANMKLGTLCYMPPEFLEGSVNLGSSLCLMQGDIYALGLLLWEIWMRCSDLFEGSIVPEHLLPYESELGGNVTLESLITYVSNMDKRLAIPEHWGLLPQGSALQELLTDCWDCDPDARLTAQCVADRLVSLQSCFSP; encoded by the exons AATGCATCTTTATCTGTATGTCCAACCAGTTTTTACTTCAGAAGAGATGGTGTGTATTCCAAGTGAACAGAACGACAAAtacacaacagaacaacaaataCACGACTGTTGGAAATGTGAGTGGCTCGGTGCAGGTCTGTGAGAACACCCACTGCTGTGTGGGATATTTTCTGATCATCAACGGCCGGCCAGAGGTCGACGTCCTTG CTTGTGATGTGGCTGAAAAGTCTTGCCCGGATGCGACCTGCAAAGCACAAACACTGCTTAACAGTCACGTCATTAAATGTGTTTGCAACACTGACCTCTGCAATAGCAACGTCACTTGGTCCCCACACTCAGAGCAGCCTCGACTCACCTACTCTTATTCTGAAG GGGAATTCATTAAAGTTGGTATAATGATTCTGATTGGAACTTTGCTCGTCCTGTGCTTCATGATCACTGCTGCCAAATGCCTCTTCAGAAACAAAA AGGAGAATCAACAAGCCTGCCCTCGTGATTATAGTGTCTCAACGCTGTGTTCctgccaaacaacaaaaacctcTGAGATTGATGTAGACGACATTGAACTACAGCGG ATTGTGGGCCGTGGGTATTTTGCAACTGTTTGCCAGGGGAAATACCAAGGATCCATGGTGGCTGTGAAAGTTTTCCCTGCAGGCTGGGAACATAAATTTACTGCAGAGAAGGAGGTTTATGAGCTACCACTGATGAAGCATGCTGGGATTCTCCACTTCCTGGGCACTGGGAGGAAACCGGATGGTAGTTGGCTCATTCTTTTGCAGTTTGCTGAACAC GGTTCTCTCCATTCCTTTCTGTGTGAACACACCACCAACTGGATGCTGTCACTGAAGTTGTGCCAGTCTTTATCGCAGGGACTTTCCTATCTCCACTCTGACCTTTGCAACTATG ATGAGCATAAACCGCCTGTGGCCCATGGAGACCTCAGCAGCTCCAATGTGCTTGTGAGAGCTGATGGTACCTGTGTCCTGTGTGATTTTGGAAGCTCCACCATCTTGCGTTCTTGCTCAGGTCCTCACAGCTGGCAGAGCAGCACGGCAAACATGAAG TTGGGCACACTGTGCTACATGCCCCCTGAGTTCCTGGAAGGCTCTGTAAACCTCGGCAGCAGCTTGTGTCTCATGCAGGGGGACATCTATGCTTTGGGATTGCTTCTGTGGGAGATCTGGATGCGCTGCTCTGACTTATTTGAAG GCAGTATTGTTCCAGAGCATCTGTTACCTTATGAATCTGAGCTGGGGGGTAATGTAACACTGGAGAGCCTCATCACGTACGTGTCTAACATGGACAAGAGACTCGCCATACCTGAACACTGGGGGCTGTTACCACAG GGATCTGCACTACAGGAGCTCCTGACCGATTGCTGGGACTGTGACCCGGACGCTCGACTGACAGCTCAGTGTGTTGCAGACAGATTAGTCTCTCTTCAGTCTTGTTTCTCTccatga
- the LOC130176027 gene encoding anti-Muellerian hormone type-2 receptor-like isoform X2, with the protein MVCIPSEQNDKYTTEQQIHDCWKSCDVAEKSCPDATCKAQTLLNSHVIKCVCNTDLCNSNVTWSPHSEQPRLTYSYSEGEFIKVGIMILIGTLLVLCFMITAAKCLFRNKKENQQACPRDYSVSTLCSCQTTKTSEIDVDDIELQRIVGRGYFATVCQGKYQGSMVAVKVFPAGWEHKFTAEKEVYELPLMKHAGILHFLGTGRKPDGSWLILLQFAEHGSLHSFLCEHTTNWMLSLKLCQSLSQGLSYLHSDLCNYDEHKPPVAHGDLSSSNVLVRADGTCVLCDFGSSTILRSCSGPHSWQSSTANMKLGTLCYMPPEFLEGSVNLGSSLCLMQGDIYALGLLLWEIWMRCSDLFEGSIVPEHLLPYESELGGNVTLESLITYVSNMDKRLAIPEHWGLLPQGSALQELLTDCWDCDPDARLTAQCVADRLVSLQSCFSP; encoded by the exons ATGGTGTGTATTCCAAGTGAACAGAACGACAAAtacacaacagaacaacaaataCACGACTGTTGGAAAT CTTGTGATGTGGCTGAAAAGTCTTGCCCGGATGCGACCTGCAAAGCACAAACACTGCTTAACAGTCACGTCATTAAATGTGTTTGCAACACTGACCTCTGCAATAGCAACGTCACTTGGTCCCCACACTCAGAGCAGCCTCGACTCACCTACTCTTATTCTGAAG GGGAATTCATTAAAGTTGGTATAATGATTCTGATTGGAACTTTGCTCGTCCTGTGCTTCATGATCACTGCTGCCAAATGCCTCTTCAGAAACAAAA AGGAGAATCAACAAGCCTGCCCTCGTGATTATAGTGTCTCAACGCTGTGTTCctgccaaacaacaaaaacctcTGAGATTGATGTAGACGACATTGAACTACAGCGG ATTGTGGGCCGTGGGTATTTTGCAACTGTTTGCCAGGGGAAATACCAAGGATCCATGGTGGCTGTGAAAGTTTTCCCTGCAGGCTGGGAACATAAATTTACTGCAGAGAAGGAGGTTTATGAGCTACCACTGATGAAGCATGCTGGGATTCTCCACTTCCTGGGCACTGGGAGGAAACCGGATGGTAGTTGGCTCATTCTTTTGCAGTTTGCTGAACAC GGTTCTCTCCATTCCTTTCTGTGTGAACACACCACCAACTGGATGCTGTCACTGAAGTTGTGCCAGTCTTTATCGCAGGGACTTTCCTATCTCCACTCTGACCTTTGCAACTATG ATGAGCATAAACCGCCTGTGGCCCATGGAGACCTCAGCAGCTCCAATGTGCTTGTGAGAGCTGATGGTACCTGTGTCCTGTGTGATTTTGGAAGCTCCACCATCTTGCGTTCTTGCTCAGGTCCTCACAGCTGGCAGAGCAGCACGGCAAACATGAAG TTGGGCACACTGTGCTACATGCCCCCTGAGTTCCTGGAAGGCTCTGTAAACCTCGGCAGCAGCTTGTGTCTCATGCAGGGGGACATCTATGCTTTGGGATTGCTTCTGTGGGAGATCTGGATGCGCTGCTCTGACTTATTTGAAG GCAGTATTGTTCCAGAGCATCTGTTACCTTATGAATCTGAGCTGGGGGGTAATGTAACACTGGAGAGCCTCATCACGTACGTGTCTAACATGGACAAGAGACTCGCCATACCTGAACACTGGGGGCTGTTACCACAG GGATCTGCACTACAGGAGCTCCTGACCGATTGCTGGGACTGTGACCCGGACGCTCGACTGACAGCTCAGTGTGTTGCAGACAGATTAGTCTCTCTTCAGTCTTGTTTCTCTccatga
- the LOC130183042 gene encoding proline-rich protein 13-like produces MWPNQGPPPPVGPPNPAYPPGYNPAYPAAPASGVFPQPPNPAYPPGQYPAGMNPAMVPNAPPGVMPYGAPGPHPYPMAPGGYPVVPPGGVLPGPYPHSPKGGHHKGHHGGMNPMAGALAGGLAGAGMGMVGHKAHKKMKKKMKKGHKSHKHGHHKHGKSSSSSSSSSSSSDSD; encoded by the exons ATGTGGCCAAATCAAG GACCTCCCCCTCCAGTGGGACCACCAAACCCTGCCTACCCTCCTGGTTACAACCCTGCATATCCTGCTGCACCTGCTTCAGGAGTCTTCCCCCAGCCTCCAAATCCAGCTTACCCACCTGGCCAGTACCCAGCTGGTATGAACCCAGCTATGGTTCCGAATGCACCTCCTGGGGTGATGCCTTATGGAGCTCCAGGACCTCATCCTTACCCTATGGCTCCAGGTGGATATCCAGTGGTCCCTCCTGGAGGTGTTCTCCCAGGACCATACCCGCACTCTCCAAAAGGGGGTCACCATAAAGGTCATCATGGAGGGATGAATCCAATGGCTGGAGCGTTAGCCGGAGGATTGGCAGGAGCGGGAATGGGGATGGTTGGACACAAAGCCcacaaaaagatgaagaagaagatgaagaaaggACATAAGAGCCACAAGCATGGGCACCACAAACACGGCAAG tcctccagcagcagcagtagcagcagcagtagcagtgacTCAGACTGA
- the LOC130176037 gene encoding proline-rich protein 13-like, translating to MWPNQGPPPLVGPPNPAYPPGYNPAYPAVPPPGVFPQPPNLAYPPGCYSAGMSPAMVPNAPPGVMPYGAPGPHRYPMAPGGYPMIPPGGFHPKPTYQHSPKWGHHHGHYKYHHHGGMNPMSGALAGGLTAMVMGTVGHKAHKKMKKKMKKAHKWHNGYYKHGKYSSSSSSSSSSSSSDSD from the exons ATGTGGCCAAATCAAG GACCTCCCCCTCTAGTGGGACCACCAAACCCTGCCTACCCTCCCGGTTACAACCCTGCATATCCTGCTGTACCTCCTCCAGGAGTCTTCCCTCAGCCTCCAAATCTAGCGTACCCACCTGGCTGTTACTCAGCTGGTATGAGCCCAGCTATGGTACCGAATGCACCTCCTGGGGTGATGCCTTATGGAGCTCCAGGACCTCATCGTTACCCTATGGCTCCAGGTGGATATCCAATGATCCCTCCTGGAGGCTTTCACCCAAAACCCACATACCAACATTCTCCAAAATGGGGTCACCATCACGGCCACTacaaatatcatcatcatgGAGGGATGAATCCCATGTCTGGGGCGTTAGCCGGAGGATTGACAGCAATGGTTATGGGAACGGTTGGACACAAAGCCcacaaaaagatgaagaagaagatgaagaaagcACATAAGTGGCACAATGGGTACTACAAACATGGCAAG tactccagcagcagcagcagcagcagcagcagcagtagcagtgacTCAGACTGA